CTTCAGCTCGGTGATCTGCTGCTTGACGTTCCGGTCGGCATCGCTTATGACCGCGACCTTTTTCTCTTCTTCCTCCAGGGAGGCACGGAATTCCCCCTCTGTCTGCTGAAGCTGCTCTGCCGCCGCCTTAAGCGCAGACAAGCGGTAGAACGGCGGCAATGGTGCTTGCCCTGCTGTCTGCAATGCAGAGATTTCGACCAGCCGGGAGGTCAGGCGCTTCGAGATGCCCTCGACCATCTCCCCGGTCTTGCCTTGCACAATCCCTTGGAAAGGCTGAAGGGATTCCAGAGCGTGGTTCGCCCGTACCAGCAGGTCGGCGAGCTGCTCGCGCTGTGCGGACAGTCCCTTGCGGCGGCGCAGTCCGGTAATTAGCACATACAGCAGCAATATCAGCAGGGCGGCTAAGACAAGGCCGCCTGCAACCGGCAGGAGGGGGAATCCGCTGCCGCTGCCGTTAGCACCGGAGGCGGCTCCTGCGGTACCCGCAGCCGTACCGCCTGCCGCACCGCTGCCAGTATTACCGCTCTGTCCGCTGCTGCCAATGGCTTGCATCTGTTGGATCACAGAACGTATGCCTTCAGGGATATCTCCGTTTTTGGCATAAGGATTGAAATATTTCTCCAGCACCTTGTTAATTGCTGCGTTACCCGCAGCTCCGCCCTGTTGTATGGACCAGGCATCGAGCGCATCCTGCAGCCCGGGGTTAATGAAGCTGATCTCGGTTAGCTGATCTTCGTAAGCGATCAGGAGCAGGATGTCCCGGGACTTCAGCCCCCAGGTATCATATACATCCGCAGCATAACTGGATATGTCGCTCTCGGCCAGCGAATCAACGGTTAAGACGTGGAAGGTGTACCGGTCTGTAGTGGCAATCCGGCTAAGGCTCTCTGCTTCTTGGGCAGACAGCAGCCGGGCTTCATCCGTAATTACTCCCTGCTGTGCGGGGACATTCGCAGCATAGACCCCCGGTATCCACAACAGCGATAATATCAAGACCAAGGCGAGGGTGAGGTTTTTTCTCAATCTGACACACTCCGATCTATAGGCTATTGTTCATTGTAGTATGCTGATCATTATACTATATCATTAAACATTCTAAGCGCCGCAGATGCAGGCACCGCTGAATTGACGGGATAACCGCACAAAAACCGCACCCCCTTAAGGGATGCGGTTATGTAAGAAGTAAGCTATATTCATCTATTTCTGTATGAAATGGGCTATCTGGTCTGCAGGCACAGGATATACTGCAACCGGGACTTGATTTCTTTCTGCCATTTCATATCTCCGACTTTCACAGCAAGATTGAGCAGGTCCAGGTAATCGTCAACCTGCAGGGCGGTCCGGGTAGTGGCTGCGTTCATGGGTGTTCAGTCTCCTTTTAGCTCAAATATAGAAAATAATGAATGTTATACATCCAATAATGATAATCATTATCAACCACTAATGTTATTATCCACATTTTAACCGCAAAAAGCAATACAAATCTAAAGTTTTTGATTAAATCTAAGATTGTGCGCTCAAGAGTTAAGGATACGGAACCACAGGATGTGCACAATTTATCGGAAATGAGAAAAAAGGAGCAGGAACCCTCCCATTTTTTGTCGAATAAGCTTGTATACATATTAAGCCGATCTTACTGGGATAAAGGAGAATTGCGATGAAGCGGTGTAAATTGTTGCTTCTAATTAGCATTGTGCTCATGCTTGCACACCCCGCTGCCGCTTATGCCGAAAGACAGGAAATTAAGTACCAGGCAGAACTGGAGTATCCACCTTATAAGTACATACAGAATGGTTATCTGACTGGCTTCGATATTGATCTGACAAGTATGATCTTTGAGAAGAATGAATATCTTGTCCACTACAGCACCGGAAATTGGGAGCAGACGTACCGGCGGCTGACTGAGGGCGGGATTGACACTACCGGGCTGATGGCTGTCAGCGAGGAGAGGAAGCAGGATATTCTTTTCTCAAAACCAGTCTTGAAAAGCTATATTTCCGTCTATTCGCGTCAAGGACTCCAGGGTGAGGTCACGCTGGGCACACTCCGTAAGTACAAAATCGGTATCGGTAAAGGACAATATGCAGAGACCATCCTGCAGAACAAGGTGGGTATACCGCCTTCAGAATACATAGAATATGCAACCGTACCGGATGCGTTGGAGGCTCTGCGTCAGGGCGAGATCGACCTGCTGTTCGAGAATCAGGGGGTGGTCGATTATCTGATTGTGGAACAGGGCTTAACCGGTAATATTATCCGCAAAATGAGCAATTTGTATCCGCAGGATGTGGCCTACGGCATCAGCAAGTCCAAGCCGGAGCTGGTGTCCTACGTCAATGCAAGGTTAGAGCATATGGTAAGCTCGGGCGCCTTCGAAGAGCTGTATCAGCAGTATTTCTTCGTGCATTCCGACCATTATAATGAAAAAATGCGTAACCGGATTTTTACCTTATTCTCCATCGGGACCCTTCTGCTGGTTTTGGGCGCCATTCTGCTCCGGATCTATATCCGGCGGCTGCGCCGTACGATTCACTCTGAACAGGAATTTTTCAAGGATGTGATCGAGAATACCGGGGTGATTGTGTGGGCCGTTCACGGGGACAAACGAAGCGTGCGCTTCAACAAATATGCCGAGCTGATGACCGGGCTGACGGAGAAGGAGGTGCTGGGCTTAAGCATAGATGAGCTGCCTCTGGAAGCTGGAGCAGCCGTGCTTAGGGATCTCCTTGCCAAGGCGGCAGCACAGGATTATGCGACTAATGTGGAGCTGAGGCTCCCTGACCATTCTCCGGGTGCGCATTATTTCTCCGTCCGCACGGCCCTCATCAAGGGGATGGACGAGCAGGCGGAGGATATCCTCGTGCTGGTGGGCATCGACATCGATGAACGCAAGCAGAATGAGCTTAAGCTGCAGCTTAGCTACGAGGAGCTGGAGTCCACTTATGAGGAGTTGGCGGCGACAGAGGTGGAGCTGCAGGATCAGTTCAATAAGCTGGGGGTCAGCGAACGGCGGTTCCGCCTCGCCTCGGAAGGCTCGGGTGCGTACATGTGGGAGCTGGACTGGGACAGCGGCTTCTACAAGCTCTCGGACCGGTGGTACGAGGTGATGGGATATACCGAGGCGGAGATCAACTCCTTCGAGGGAGGCGTTCTCAGCATTATTCACCCGGATGATCAGGAATCCGCGCGCAAGGCCAGGCAGGAGCATCTTACCGGACTAACCCCGATCTATGAAACCGAATACCGTATGAGGACGGGGCAAGGGGAGTACATCTGGTTCGAGGTGCGGGGAAAAGCGATCGTTGACCCGAAGGATCAGATTGTCCTGTTCCTCGGCTCTCTGATTGACATCAGCAAGCGGAAGCAGGCTGAATTCAAGCTGAATAACAGCTACCGGGAGCTGGAAGTGACCTATGAGCAGCTTACAGCGACCCAGCAGGAGATTGTAGGGCAATATGATATGCTGCTGGAGAATCAGAAGAATATGCACCGTCTAGCTTATGTGGATTCGCTTAGCAATCTTCCGAACCGGCTCAGTCTGCTGGAGACGATGGAGAGTTATTTCCGCCGGACGGGCGGCAGTGCGGCGCTGCTTTTTGTAGATATGGATAATTTCAAATACATCAATGACACGCTTGGACACAAGTCCGGCGATATTCTGATCCGCAAGGCCAGTGAGCGTCTCCAGTCGGTTGTGCGTGAGACGGATATGCTGTCGCGGCTGGGCGGAGATGAATTTGTTGTTTTCCTTAAGGATATTGAGAGCCGTGTGGATGTGCTTAATCTGGCCGAGGATATTATGCGTGCGTTCCGCAAGTCTTTTCTTATCGGTGAGAGCAATCTGTATGTCTCCTCCAGTATCGGGATCTCCTTCTATCCCGAGGACGGCGAGACGACGGAAGAGATTCTGAAGAATGCCGATGTAGCGATGTACCGGGCCAAGGAAGAGGGGAAAAGCACTTATGTCGTATACGATAAATCCATGCATACCGCCTTCAATGACCGGATGAATATTGAGAAGCATCTGCGCAGTGCGATGAATAATAACGAATTCGAGCTGCATTACCAGCCGCAGGTACAGATGGAGACCGGTCTGATCTCAGGCTTCGAGGCTCTGATCCGCTGGAACAGTCCGGTCCTCGGATTTGTCTCCCCGCTCTCCTTCATCAAGATCGCCGAGGATTCCCGGCTGATTATCTATATCGGAGAGTGGGTGCTGCGCGAAGCCTGCAAATTCATGAACAGCATCCATCAGCGGACCGGCATTCCTTACAAAATATCGGTGAATATCTCCATTATTCAGCTCCTGCAGGATGATTTCGTAGAGATTGTGCTGGATAGTCTCGAGGAGAGCGGCCTTGCGGCATCCAGTCTGGAGCTGGAGATCACAGAGTCGATCTTCATGGAGTCGTTCGGGAGTACGGTCAGCAAGCTGGAGTTCCTGCAGTCCCGGGGGATACGGATTGCCCTGGATGATTTCGGAACAGGGTATTCCTCCCTTAGCTATCTGCAGCAGCTGCCGATCTCTACCCTTAAGATGGATAAAATCTTCATCGATTCCCTGGCCGATAAGGCCTTTAGTGAATCTTTTGTGCAGACGATTATTATTCTGGGCCACAAGATGGGCCTGGATGTAGTAGCAGAGGGCGTGGAGGATGCCAGCCAATGGGCTTTCCTCCGGGAGGCTCACTGTGACAAGGTGCAGGGGTATCTGATCAGCCGCCCGGTGCCGCAGCGCCAGGTGATGGAGCTGCTCGTTCCGCAGCGAAGGTATGACGCGGAGGAGCTTGAATAGAGCGCAGAGAACAAGTGCATAGGAAAGCGGGTCCCCGGCATAGGTTGCTATGCACGGCGGACCCGCTTGTTTGAAATATGGAATTCATATGTTTTGGGGCCTTAGAGGATGACGATTTTGTTTTTGCCGGTTTTCTTGGCCTCGTACAGGGAGTCGTCCGCTTGCTGAAAGATAGAGCTTTTGGAATCCCCGCCGTTATATTCATGCATTCCGATGCTCACGGTAACCGAGTTGTTGTCCATTTCGCTGATCCGAAGGCTCGCAATCCCCATGAGGATATTCTCCATGATCCGTTTCGAATCCTCCAATGTCTTGGCTGTCAGAATAATTACGAATTCCTCCCCGCCGTACCGGGCTGCGAAATCATCCGAGTCGATATGCTGTAGCATAACAGCGGCGACCTGCCGGAGAACGATGTCTCCGACCCAGTGTCCGTACTGGTCATTGACCTTTTTGAAATTATCGATATCAATAACAGCCAGCTGCATGGGAAAAGGATTGCTCTGCTGGTGCTCAATCAGCCAGCCCAGATATTCATGGAAGGTCTTGTGGTTGTACAGATCGGTCAAGGGGTCGATTTTGGACAGCCTGTCCATAATGATGTTCTGGATGCGCAGCTCTTGCTCTGACTTCAACGAATTCTCCAGCGAGCGCATAAGATCCTTGCCCCGGGCTATAACACCAAAGCCGGCCAGCGAGGTTCCGGCTAAGATCAGGGTGATAATGATGTTCTGGATGCGTAGCGTGTAATCGGTAATAGAGGTGTTCAGAAACAGTAGGATGATGTAGATCAGGCAGATCACAGAGGAAATCCTCAGATAATTCTCCCTCAGATAGATCATGGATACCAGCAGGGGAAGCAGCATAATCAGCGGCTTCACATGATATTCGGAACTAAGATTCAGGATGAACACGATGCCGCACAGGTGGCTTCCAAGAATGATTGAGAATTCGGATAACAACGGCTTGTATTTATGGACAGCCTCCAGAATCAGCAGCAGGGCGAACAGAATAGCATCTGGAA
This genomic interval from Paenibacillus sp. FSL H8-0332 contains the following:
- a CDS encoding EAL domain-containing protein, which translates into the protein MKRCKLLLLISIVLMLAHPAAAYAERQEIKYQAELEYPPYKYIQNGYLTGFDIDLTSMIFEKNEYLVHYSTGNWEQTYRRLTEGGIDTTGLMAVSEERKQDILFSKPVLKSYISVYSRQGLQGEVTLGTLRKYKIGIGKGQYAETILQNKVGIPPSEYIEYATVPDALEALRQGEIDLLFENQGVVDYLIVEQGLTGNIIRKMSNLYPQDVAYGISKSKPELVSYVNARLEHMVSSGAFEELYQQYFFVHSDHYNEKMRNRIFTLFSIGTLLLVLGAILLRIYIRRLRRTIHSEQEFFKDVIENTGVIVWAVHGDKRSVRFNKYAELMTGLTEKEVLGLSIDELPLEAGAAVLRDLLAKAAAQDYATNVELRLPDHSPGAHYFSVRTALIKGMDEQAEDILVLVGIDIDERKQNELKLQLSYEELESTYEELAATEVELQDQFNKLGVSERRFRLASEGSGAYMWELDWDSGFYKLSDRWYEVMGYTEAEINSFEGGVLSIIHPDDQESARKARQEHLTGLTPIYETEYRMRTGQGEYIWFEVRGKAIVDPKDQIVLFLGSLIDISKRKQAEFKLNNSYRELEVTYEQLTATQQEIVGQYDMLLENQKNMHRLAYVDSLSNLPNRLSLLETMESYFRRTGGSAALLFVDMDNFKYINDTLGHKSGDILIRKASERLQSVVRETDMLSRLGGDEFVVFLKDIESRVDVLNLAEDIMRAFRKSFLIGESNLYVSSSIGISFYPEDGETTEEILKNADVAMYRAKEEGKSTYVVYDKSMHTAFNDRMNIEKHLRSAMNNNEFELHYQPQVQMETGLISGFEALIRWNSPVLGFVSPLSFIKIAEDSRLIIYIGEWVLREACKFMNSIHQRTGIPYKISVNISIIQLLQDDFVEIVLDSLEESGLAASSLELEITESIFMESFGSTVSKLEFLQSRGIRIALDDFGTGYSSLSYLQQLPISTLKMDKIFIDSLADKAFSESFVQTIIILGHKMGLDVVAEGVEDASQWAFLREAHCDKVQGYLISRPVPQRQVMELLVPQRRYDAEELE
- a CDS encoding GGDEF domain-containing protein; this translates as MYWNRVILNTFWMAFIVYLTSQLYVYLSMWGHRPELSDKPYLIRHIWIPDAILFALLLILEAVHKYKPLLSEFSIILGSHLCGIVFILNLSSEYHVKPLIMLLPLLVSMIYLRENYLRISSVICLIYIILLFLNTSITDYTLRIQNIIITLILAGTSLAGFGVIARGKDLMRSLENSLKSEQELRIQNIIMDRLSKIDPLTDLYNHKTFHEYLGWLIEHQQSNPFPMQLAVIDIDNFKKVNDQYGHWVGDIVLRQVAAVMLQHIDSDDFAARYGGEEFVIILTAKTLEDSKRIMENILMGIASLRISEMDNNSVTVSIGMHEYNGGDSKSSIFQQADDSLYEAKKTGKNKIVIL